Proteins from one Desmodus rotundus isolate HL8 chromosome 9, HLdesRot8A.1, whole genome shotgun sequence genomic window:
- the NOL11 gene encoding nucleolar protein 11 isoform X1, with amino-acid sequence MAALEEEFTLSAVPLGTGPDGLLGVEHSDKTDQFLVTDSGRTVILYKVSDQKPLGSWSVKQGQIITCPAVCNFQTGEYIVVHDNKVLRLWTNEDVNLDKVFKATLSADVYRVHSIQGTEPLVLFKEGAVRGLEALLAEPQQKIETIISEEEVIKWTKIFMVFRHPVLIFITERHGNYFAYVQMFNSRVLSKYTLLIGQEEKSIIQSFAASMDRKFISLVSLSSDGCVYETLIPMHPSDPENSQNQKAVSSLLLKTVVSGNARRGVALTVLDQDHVAVLGPPLPASRECLSIWNTKFQTLQISKELPQGTSGQLWYYGDNLFLLHGKFLSVIPYKCEVSSLAGALGKLKHSQDPGTHTVPHFVNWETSQGYGLGSQNSESSKRVLRRRKMEVSIQPEVPASKQLLSIIKKDSEKHIEVELRKFLALKRTPDFHTIIGEIVIGLLGRCKTEPSFYPRNTLMQLVQMHVLSYSLCPGLMEVALERADVQMLQLCLQQFPDIPEAVTCACLKVFLSIGDNTLQETSINMESVSDCSDAVHDEKMEAQTEILQNGFNPEEDNCDNCERALKPQDTVEETTSCPVIPKRAALLNAILRSAYSETFLLPHLKDIPAQHITLFLQYLYFLYLKCSENATMTLPGLHPPTLNQIMDWICLLLDANFTVVVMIPEAKKLLLSLYKFVKSQICICSELNKIEVSFRELQKLNQEKNSRELYSIEVLELF; translated from the exons GTTTCTGATCAGAAGCCCTTGGGGAGCTGGTCAGTGAAACAAGGTCAAATTATAACATGTCCAGCTGTGTGCAACTTTCAAACTGGAGAGTATATTGTTGTACATGATAACAAG gTTTTGAGATTATGGACTAATGAAGATGTAAACCTGGATAAAGTATTTAAAGCTACA TTGTCAGCTGACGTATACAGGGTGCATTCAATACAAGGGACAGAACCTTTGGTGTTATTCAAGGAAGGTGCGGTTCGTGGTTTAGAGGCCTTGCTTGCAGAGCCCCAGCAGAAAATTGAAACTATTATCTCTGAAGAAGAAGTAATTAA gtggACGAAGATTTTTATGGTGTTTAGGCATCCTGTTTTAATCTTCATTACTGAAAGA CATGGAAATTACTTTGCTTATGTACAAATGTTTAACTCACGTGTCTTAAGCAAATACACACTCTTAATTGGACAAGAAGAAAAATCCATTATACAGAGTTTTGCTGCATCTATGGATCGGAAATTCATCTCCTTGGTGTCATTAA GCTCTGATGGGTGTGTATACGAAACCTTAATACCAATGCATCCGAGCGACCCAGAAAACAGTCAAAATCAGAAGGCTGTTAGTTCACTGTTGCTCAAGACTGTAGTGTCTGGAAATGCCCGACGTGGCGTTGCGCTCACCGTCCTGGATCAAGACCACGTAGCTGTCCTGGGACCACCACTGCCAGCTTCTCGGG AATGCCTCTCCATATGGAACACAAAATTTCAAACACTACAGATTTCAAAAGAATTACCACAAGGTACCAGTGGTCAA ctcTGGTATTACGGAGACAATCTGTTTCTGCTACATGGGAAATTTTTATCTGTGATTCCATACAAGTGTGAAGTATCATCATTAGCTGGTGCTCTCGGAAAACTCAAGCATAGTCAAGATCCAG gcACTCACACCGTGCCTCATTTTGTAAACTGGGAAACCTCCCAGGGATATGGACTCGGATCCCAGAACTCAGAGTCATCAAAGAGAGTT ttaagaagaaggaaaatggaagTGAGTATACAGCCAGAGGTTCCAGCATCCAAACAACTTTTATCAATTataaag AAAGATTCAGAAAAACACATTGAAGTAGAACTACGTAAATTTTTGGCTCTTAAGCGGACACCTGACTTTCATACTATTATTGGGGAGATAGTAATAGGACTTCTGGGAAGATGTAAAACAGAACCATCATTTTATCCCCGAAACACTCTGATGCAGCTTGTCCAAATGCATGTGCTTTCTTACAG CTTGTGCCCTGGCTTGATGGAGGTTGCCTTAGAAAGGGCGGACGTGCAGATGTTACAGCTCTGCCTGCAGCAGTTCCCCGACATTCCTGAAGCAGTCACCTGTGCTTGTTTAAAGGTTTTCCTGAG CATTGGTGATAACACTCTTCAAGAGACAAGTATCAATATGGAGTCAGTTTCTGACTGTAGTGATGCTGTACATGACGAGAAAATGGAAGCACAAACTGAAATTCTCCAAAATGGCTTCAATCCTGAAGAAGATAACTGTGATAACTGTGAGAGAGCATTAAAGCCTCAGGACACAGTGGAGGAGACCACTTCGTGCCCTGTGATACCAAAACGAGCAGCTCTGCT AAATGCAATTCTTCGTTCTGCATATAGTGAAACCTTTCTTCTGCCTCACTTGAAAGACATCCCAGCACAGCATATCACT CTGTTTCTGcagtatttgtatttcctttatttGAAGTGCAGTGAAAATGCTACTATGACTCTTCCTGGACTACACCCTCCAACCCTGAACCAG ATTATGGATTGGATATGCCTCCTTCTAGATGCTAATTTTACTGTTGTGGTAATGATACCAGAAGCAAAGAAGCTACTGTTAAGTCTTTACAAGTTTGTGAAGTCTCAG atatgCATTTGTTCCGAGCTCAACAAGATTGAAGTAAGTTTTCGTGAGCTGCAGAAATTAAATCAAGAAAAGAATAGTAGAGAATTATATTCAATTGAAGTACTGGAACTCTTCTGA
- the NOL11 gene encoding nucleolar protein 11 isoform X2 has product MAALEEEFTLSAVPLGTGPDGLLGVEHSDKTDQFLVTDSGRTVILYKVSDQKPLGSWSVKQGQIITCPAVCNFQTGEYIVVHDNKVLRLWTNEDVNLDKVFKATLSADVYRVHSIQGTEPLVLFKEGAVRGLEALLAEPQQKIETIISEEEVIKWTKIFMVFRHPVLIFITERHGNYFAYVQMFNSRVLSKYTLLIGQEEKSIIQSFAASMDRKFISLVSLSSDGCVYETLIPMHPSDPENSQNQKAVSSLLLKTVVSGNARRGVALTVLDQDHVAVLGPPLPASRECLSIWNTKFQTLQISKELPQGTSGQLWYYGDNLFLLHGKFLSVIPYKCEVSSLAGALGKLKHSQDPGTHTVPHFVNWETSQGYGLGSQNSESSKRVKDSEKHIEVELRKFLALKRTPDFHTIIGEIVIGLLGRCKTEPSFYPRNTLMQLVQMHVLSYSLCPGLMEVALERADVQMLQLCLQQFPDIPEAVTCACLKVFLSIGDNTLQETSINMESVSDCSDAVHDEKMEAQTEILQNGFNPEEDNCDNCERALKPQDTVEETTSCPVIPKRAALLNAILRSAYSETFLLPHLKDIPAQHITLFLQYLYFLYLKCSENATMTLPGLHPPTLNQIMDWICLLLDANFTVVVMIPEAKKLLLSLYKFVKSQICICSELNKIEVSFRELQKLNQEKNSRELYSIEVLELF; this is encoded by the exons GTTTCTGATCAGAAGCCCTTGGGGAGCTGGTCAGTGAAACAAGGTCAAATTATAACATGTCCAGCTGTGTGCAACTTTCAAACTGGAGAGTATATTGTTGTACATGATAACAAG gTTTTGAGATTATGGACTAATGAAGATGTAAACCTGGATAAAGTATTTAAAGCTACA TTGTCAGCTGACGTATACAGGGTGCATTCAATACAAGGGACAGAACCTTTGGTGTTATTCAAGGAAGGTGCGGTTCGTGGTTTAGAGGCCTTGCTTGCAGAGCCCCAGCAGAAAATTGAAACTATTATCTCTGAAGAAGAAGTAATTAA gtggACGAAGATTTTTATGGTGTTTAGGCATCCTGTTTTAATCTTCATTACTGAAAGA CATGGAAATTACTTTGCTTATGTACAAATGTTTAACTCACGTGTCTTAAGCAAATACACACTCTTAATTGGACAAGAAGAAAAATCCATTATACAGAGTTTTGCTGCATCTATGGATCGGAAATTCATCTCCTTGGTGTCATTAA GCTCTGATGGGTGTGTATACGAAACCTTAATACCAATGCATCCGAGCGACCCAGAAAACAGTCAAAATCAGAAGGCTGTTAGTTCACTGTTGCTCAAGACTGTAGTGTCTGGAAATGCCCGACGTGGCGTTGCGCTCACCGTCCTGGATCAAGACCACGTAGCTGTCCTGGGACCACCACTGCCAGCTTCTCGGG AATGCCTCTCCATATGGAACACAAAATTTCAAACACTACAGATTTCAAAAGAATTACCACAAGGTACCAGTGGTCAA ctcTGGTATTACGGAGACAATCTGTTTCTGCTACATGGGAAATTTTTATCTGTGATTCCATACAAGTGTGAAGTATCATCATTAGCTGGTGCTCTCGGAAAACTCAAGCATAGTCAAGATCCAG gcACTCACACCGTGCCTCATTTTGTAAACTGGGAAACCTCCCAGGGATATGGACTCGGATCCCAGAACTCAGAGTCATCAAAGAGAGTT AAAGATTCAGAAAAACACATTGAAGTAGAACTACGTAAATTTTTGGCTCTTAAGCGGACACCTGACTTTCATACTATTATTGGGGAGATAGTAATAGGACTTCTGGGAAGATGTAAAACAGAACCATCATTTTATCCCCGAAACACTCTGATGCAGCTTGTCCAAATGCATGTGCTTTCTTACAG CTTGTGCCCTGGCTTGATGGAGGTTGCCTTAGAAAGGGCGGACGTGCAGATGTTACAGCTCTGCCTGCAGCAGTTCCCCGACATTCCTGAAGCAGTCACCTGTGCTTGTTTAAAGGTTTTCCTGAG CATTGGTGATAACACTCTTCAAGAGACAAGTATCAATATGGAGTCAGTTTCTGACTGTAGTGATGCTGTACATGACGAGAAAATGGAAGCACAAACTGAAATTCTCCAAAATGGCTTCAATCCTGAAGAAGATAACTGTGATAACTGTGAGAGAGCATTAAAGCCTCAGGACACAGTGGAGGAGACCACTTCGTGCCCTGTGATACCAAAACGAGCAGCTCTGCT AAATGCAATTCTTCGTTCTGCATATAGTGAAACCTTTCTTCTGCCTCACTTGAAAGACATCCCAGCACAGCATATCACT CTGTTTCTGcagtatttgtatttcctttatttGAAGTGCAGTGAAAATGCTACTATGACTCTTCCTGGACTACACCCTCCAACCCTGAACCAG ATTATGGATTGGATATGCCTCCTTCTAGATGCTAATTTTACTGTTGTGGTAATGATACCAGAAGCAAAGAAGCTACTGTTAAGTCTTTACAAGTTTGTGAAGTCTCAG atatgCATTTGTTCCGAGCTCAACAAGATTGAAGTAAGTTTTCGTGAGCTGCAGAAATTAAATCAAGAAAAGAATAGTAGAGAATTATATTCAATTGAAGTACTGGAACTCTTCTGA